CTGCAATACAATCCGGATCGCCTGAGGGGCGGCGCCCAATGGCTGCCGCCCCCCTCATCCCATCAATGCGCGTGCGCGCCGGCCGCCCCGATGCCGGTCTCGGAGCGCACGAACTGCGCCTCGAAGGCCGCCCGCTCGCGCTTGGCCCGGGCGCTGTTGTCGATCTTCGACACGATCCAAATCCCCAGGAACGCGATCGGCATCGAGAACAGGGCCGGGTTGTCGTAGGGGAAGAGCGCCGCGGGATGGCCGAAGGTGGTGACCCACACCGCCTTCGACAGCACCACCATCACGACCGCCGCGACGAGGCCGGCGAGGCCGCCGACGAGGGCGCCGAGCGTCGTGGTGCCCTTCCACAGGATCGACATCGCGAGGACCGGGAAGTTGCAGCTCGCCGCCACCGAGAAGGCGAGGCCGACCATGAAGGCGACGTTCTGGTTCTCGAACACGTAGCCGAGATAGATCGCCACCAGGCCGATCACCACGGCCGCGCCCTTGGACAGGTTGACCTCGGTGCGCTCGGTGGTGCGGCCGCGGGCGAAGACCTGGGCGTAGAGGTCGTGGCTCACCGCCGAGGCGCCGGCCAGCGTCAGGCCGGCCACCACCGCCAGGATCGTCGCGAAGGCCACCGCCGAGATGAAGCCGAGGAAGTACGGGCCGGCCACCGCGTTGGCGAGGTTCACCGCCACCATGTTGGTCGAGCCGTTCATGCCGGCGAGCTTGTCGTAGGTGCCGTCCGCGGCGAGCTTGAAGTAGCTCGGATCCGACATCAGCAGGGCGATGCCGCCGAAGCCGATGATGAAGGTGAGGATGTAGAAATAGCCGATCAGGCCGGTGGCGTAGAACACCGACTTGCGGGCCGCCTGCGCGTCCGAGACGGTGAAGAAGCGCATCAGGATGTGCGGCAGGCCGGCGGTGCCGAACATCAGGCCGATGCCGAGCGAGATGGTGTCGATCGGGTTCGCCACCGGGCTTTTCGGATTTCCGCTCGGGCCCATGATCGCGTCGCCGTTGGGGTGGACGCTGGTGGCGGCGGCAAACAGCTTCTCGGGGCTGAAGCCGTACTTGTAGAGCACGGCGCCGGCCATGAAGGTCGCGCCGAACAGCAGCAGGCAGGCCTTGATCACCTGGACCCAGGTCGTCGCCTTCATGCCGCCGAAGGCGACGTAGACGATCATCAGCAGGCCGACGATGATGACGGCGTAGAGGTAGGGCAGGCCGAACAGCAGCTGGATCAGCTTGCCGGCCCCGACCATCTGGGCGATCAGGTAGAACGCCACCACCACGAGCGTGCCGGTCGCCGACAGGATGCGGATCCGGGTCTGGTCGAGGCGGAAGCTCGCCACGTCGGCGAAGGTGAACTTGCCGAGATTGCGCAGGCGCTCGGCGATCAGGAACAGCACGATCGGCCAGCCGACGAGGAACCCGGTCGAGTAGATCAGCCCGTCGAAGCCGAAGCTGTAGACCATGCCGGAGATGCCGAGGAACGAGGCCGCCGACATGTAGTCGCCGGCGATCGCCAGCGCATTGGTGCCGGCCGAGATGCCGCCGCCGGCGGCGTAGAAGTCGGCGGCCGATTTCGAGCCCTTGGCCGCCTTGTAGGTGATGCCGAGGGTGAACAGCACGAAGAACAGGAACATGCCGATCGCCGGCCAGTTCGTCGCCTGCTGCTGCACGGCGCCGAGGTCGGGACCCGCCGCGAGGGCGGCCGTGGGGGCGAGGAGCGCCAGGGCGCTGAAGGCGAGGCTTTTCATCGGGCGAGGTCCCGGTTCAGGTCGCGGGTCAGGTCGTCGAAGCGGCCATTGGCGCGGAAGACGTAGATCCCGGTGAGCAGGAAGGCGGCGAGGATCACGCCCACGCCGAGCACCAGGCCGAGCGAGGCGGTGCCACCGAAAACCTTCGTCGACATCAGGCCGTGCGCGAAGGCGATGAGCAGGATGAAGACGAGGTAGATCGCCAGCATCAACCCGGAGAGGATCCAGGCGAAGCGGGTGCGCTCGTGCACCAACTGGCGGAATGTCGGGTTCACCAGAACCCGTGCGGTGTCTGCCTCTGCCATCGGCGGGCCTCCCCTATGTTTCTCTTCTGTAGCCGGACACGGCTCCGCCGCGCGCCGCGAGCGGCACGGCACGATGAAACCGGTGCGTCGATCCGTCTGTTGCCTGGTCTCGACAGGCTTGAGCTTGCGCCGACTGTCCGTGCTGCGGCGCAATAATCCCGATGACGCGATTCTCTAGCGAATGCCAGCGCAAAGGGACTGAAAACATCCGCGATGCGACGAAGGTCTGATAAGCGCGGCCGTCTCGTGCGGGATTAAAAAGGCCGGGGCCCCGAGCGGGGCCCCGGCCTCACGATCACTTCGCGCGGTTCTGCCGGTTCTCGATCAGGTCGTCGACCACCGCGGGCTCGGCGAGCGTCGAGGTGTCGCCGAGCGACGAGAACTCGTTCTCGGCGATCTTGCGCAGGATGCGGCGCATGATCTTGCCGGAGCGTGTCTTGGGCAGGCCGGGGGCGAACTGGATCAGGTCGGGCGAGGCGATCGGCCCGATATCCTTGCGCACCCAGGCGACCAGCTCCTTGCGGAGCGCGTCGGACGGCTCCTCGCCCTGCATCAGGGTCACGTAGGCGTAGATGCCCTGGCCCTTGATGTCGTGGGGATAGCCGACCACCGCGGCCTCGGAGACCTTCGGGTGGGCGACGAGAGAGGATTCGACCTCCGCCGTGCCCATCCGATGGCCCGAGACGTTGATGACGTCGTCGACCCGGCCGGTGATCCAGTAATAGCCATCCGAATCGCGCCGGCAGCCGTCGCCCGAGAAGTAGCGGCCCGGGAAGGTCGAGAAATAGGTCTGGACGAAGCGCTCGTGGTCGCCCCACACGGTGCGCATCTGGCCGGGCCACGAATCGTCGATGCAGAGGTTGCCCTCGCAGGCGCCTTCCTGGACCACGTTGTCGCCGTCGACCACCACCGGCTTGACGCCGAAGAACGGCCGGGTCGCCGAGCCGGGCTTGAGCGGGGTGGCGCCGGGGAGGGGGGTGATGAGGATGCCGCCGGTCTCGGTCTGCCACCAGGTATCGACGATCGGGCAGCGCTCGTCGCCGACGACCCGATAGTACCATTCCCAGGCCTCGGGGTTGATCGGCTCGCCGACCGAGCCGAGCACGCGCAAGGTCTTCCGCGAGGTTGTCTTCACCGGCTCCTCGCCGGCGCCCATCAGCGAGCGGATCGCCGTCGGGGCGGTGTAGAAGATATTGACCTTGTGCTTGTCGACCACCTCCCAGAACCGCGAGATCGACGGGTAGGTCGGGATGCCCTCGAACATCAGGGTGGTGGCGCCGTTCGCCAGCGGCCCGTACAGGATGTAGGAATGCCCGGTGACCCAGCCGACATCGGCGGTGCACCAGTAGATGTCGCCCTCGTGGTAGTCGAAGACGTATTGATGCGTCATCGACGCGTAGACGAGGTAGCCGCCGGTGGTGTGGACGACGCCCTTCGGCTGGCCGGTCGAACCCGAGGTGTAGAGCAGGAACAGCGGGTGCTCGGCCTCGACATGGGCGACCGGGCATTCGTCGGTGACCTGGGCGGCGGCTGCGTCGTAATAGACGTCGCGGACCGGGTCCATCTCGACGGCGCCGCCGGTGCGGCGCACCACGATCACGTGGTCGACGCTGTCGGCCGGAAGGCGCTGGATCGCCGCGTCGACATTGGCCTTCAGCGGCACCTTGCGGCCGCCGCGCAGGCCCTCGTCGGCGGTGATGACGAGCTTCGAGTCGCAGCCCTGGATGCGGCCGGCCAGCGAATCCGGCGAGAAGCCGCCGAACACCACCGAGTGGATCGCGCCGAGCCGGGCGCAGGCCAGCATGGCGTAGGCGGCTTCCGGGATCATCGGCAGGTAGATGGTGACCCGGTCGCCCTTGGAGACGCCGCGGTTGCGCAGGACGTTGGCCATCCGGCACACCTCCGCATGCAACTCGCGGTAGGTGATATGGCGCGATTCCGACGGATCGTCGCCCTCCCAGATGATCGCGACCTGGTCGCCGCGGGTCTCGAGGTGGCGGTCGATGCAATTGTAGGCGGCGTTGGTGACGCCGTCGGAGAACCACTTGATCGAGACGTCGCCGGGGCCGAACGTCGTCTCCTTCACCTTGGCATAGGGGGTGAACCAGTGGATCCGCTTGCCGTGCTCGCGCCAGAACGCCTCCGGATCACGGATCGAGGCCTCGTACCAGGCCTGATACTTGGCCTCGTCGATATGCGCCCGCGCCCGCGCATCCTGGCTGACCTCGACGACCCGCTGGTTCATGGCGCTCCTCCCCTGTATGCCCTGCCCGGTCGAGGACCGGTTGGTTGCAGCCGGTTTAGGCGCCGGCTCGCCGCGCCCGCAACCGCTCATTCCGTCTAATGCAGACCGGATTAATGCGCCCGGGTCGACGTAACGGTGACGCGCCCCTCTACTCGGTGCAACCGGTGCAGATGCCGGTGTCGATGTGGCGCTGGATCGCGCGGTCGCGCTCGCGCAGTTCCGGGGTCAGGCCGGCATCGGGGCCCAGCGCCGCGCCCGGCGGCTTGGTCTGGCCGACGCCGGTGGTCTCGCGCGGGGCGATGGAGCCGGTGACGGCCGGATCGCGCACGCGCGCCTCGGCCTGCGCCAGCAGCGGCAAGGGGGCGAGGGACACCGTCAGCAGGGCGGCGACGAGATGCGACTGACGCATGGAGGCCTCCTTCGAAAGTCCGAAGTGCCCGGAAATCGCCTCCGGGTCTCTCGTAAGGACAACGTAAGGGCATCGCCCCGGTTCACGATTGATATGTGCGCCCGAGCACTTGCCTGTCGGTACGGCAGCGGGTGCTCCTCCGCCTCATGAATTCGGGGCGATCGCGCGAGGCGCAAGGCTGTCCCGGATCGAGAAATGGCGCTGGATTCCCCTCTCCCCGCGGGCGGGGAGAGGGCTGCTGACCCCTTGTAGGGTCAGCAGCGAGCCCGCAGGGCGAAGGTGAGGGGGTGTTTCCGGAAGAGCCTCATCCGGAAACACCCCCTCACCCTCGCTCCGGCTTCGCCTCCGCTTGCCGTGTCTCCTGAACGTCGACACGGCCCTCTCCCCGCCCGCGGGGAGAGGAGATGTCCCGCCCCATTTCTTTTGCCCGGACAGCCCTGCCCAAAGCGGGAAGGCCGTTGCCCGCTCAATACGTCCAGCGCTGCGCCTTCGCGACGAGGAAATCCCGAAAAGCCTGGACGCGGGCGACCGTCCGCATCTCCTCGGCATAGACGAGGTAGCTCTCGAGGTTCGGCATCTCGTAGTCGCGCAGCACCTGAACCAGCTGCTCGTTTCCATCCGCCACGTAGTCCGGCAGGATGCCGATCCCGGCGCCGGTCTCGACCGCGAGCTGCAAAGCCGAGATGTTGTTGACCGTGAAGTGGATGGTGCGGTGCTCGCGCCCCTCGCGGCCGACGGTGGCGAGCCAGTGGGTCGCCATCAGGTAGGAGGGCTGATCGCCGCCGAACGAGACCAGGCGGTGCTTGTCGAGATCGTCGATCGTCTTCGGCTCGCCGAACCGCTTCACGTATTCGAGCGAAGCGAAGACATGGTAATGTACGGTGAAAAGCCGACGCTGGATCAGGTCGGGCTGGGCCGGGCGGCGCAGGCGGATCGCCACGTCGGCCTCGCGCATCGCGAGGTCCAGTTCCTCGTTGGTGAGGATCAGCTCGACGCGCACATCCGGGTGCAGGTCGAGGAATTCGGCGACCCGCTGGGCGAGCCAGGCGGTGCCCAAGCCCACCGTCGTCGTCACCTTGAGGTCGCCCGAGGGGCGCTCGCTGGTCTCGACGAGGCGCGCCCGCGTGGTCTCCAGCCGCATCTTCATGTCCCGGGCGGCCCGGAACAGGAGATCGCCCTGCTCGGTCAGGATCAGCCCGCGGGCGTGGCGGTGGAACAGCGGCGCCTTCAGTTCCCGTTCGAGGGCGCTGATCTGGCGGCTGACCGCCGACTGGCTGAGCCCGATATCGTCGCCCGCCTTGGTGAAGCTGCCGGCTTCGGCGACGTTGAGGAAAATCCGGATCTTGTCCCAGTCCACGGCCGTCAAACCCCTCGCCAGAGCCCCGGCCGGCTGGTTTCGAGCCGGTGAGTTCAGAGCGAACGCCACAAGGCCGGAACCGGGGCTCATCCCCGGCCCCGGTACAATTCTCCTACTCGGCCGCGGCCTGGCGCGGCGCTTCGCCGATCGCCAGGTTGGCCAGGTACTTCTCCGCCTCGAGAGCGGCCATGCAGCCCATCCCGGCGGCGGTGATCGCCTGCCGGTAGACGTCGTCGGTCACGTCGCCGGCGGCGAACACCCCGGGGATCGCCGTCATGGCGGTGCCGGGCGTGACTTCCAGGTAGCCGCCGGCCCGGAAGGGCAACTGCCCCTCGAACACGGCCGTGGCCGGCTGGTGGCCGATGGCGACGAACACGCCGTCGGCCTTGCGCTCGGTGATCGCGCCGCCGACCGTGTCGCGCAGACGGACATGGGTGACCGAGGGGGCCGGCTT
This sequence is a window from Methylobacterium sp. SyP6R. Protein-coding genes within it:
- the acs gene encoding acetate--CoA ligase, with the translated sequence MNQRVVEVSQDARARAHIDEAKYQAWYEASIRDPEAFWREHGKRIHWFTPYAKVKETTFGPGDVSIKWFSDGVTNAAYNCIDRHLETRGDQVAIIWEGDDPSESRHITYRELHAEVCRMANVLRNRGVSKGDRVTIYLPMIPEAAYAMLACARLGAIHSVVFGGFSPDSLAGRIQGCDSKLVITADEGLRGGRKVPLKANVDAAIQRLPADSVDHVIVVRRTGGAVEMDPVRDVYYDAAAAQVTDECPVAHVEAEHPLFLLYTSGSTGQPKGVVHTTGGYLVYASMTHQYVFDYHEGDIYWCTADVGWVTGHSYILYGPLANGATTLMFEGIPTYPSISRFWEVVDKHKVNIFYTAPTAIRSLMGAGEEPVKTTSRKTLRVLGSVGEPINPEAWEWYYRVVGDERCPIVDTWWQTETGGILITPLPGATPLKPGSATRPFFGVKPVVVDGDNVVQEGACEGNLCIDDSWPGQMRTVWGDHERFVQTYFSTFPGRYFSGDGCRRDSDGYYWITGRVDDVINVSGHRMGTAEVESSLVAHPKVSEAAVVGYPHDIKGQGIYAYVTLMQGEEPSDALRKELVAWVRKDIGPIASPDLIQFAPGLPKTRSGKIMRRILRKIAENEFSSLGDTSTLAEPAVVDDLIENRQNRAK
- a CDS encoding LysR family transcriptional regulator — its product is MDWDKIRIFLNVAEAGSFTKAGDDIGLSQSAVSRQISALERELKAPLFHRHARGLILTEQGDLLFRAARDMKMRLETTRARLVETSERPSGDLKVTTTVGLGTAWLAQRVAEFLDLHPDVRVELILTNEELDLAMREADVAIRLRRPAQPDLIQRRLFTVHYHVFASLEYVKRFGEPKTIDDLDKHRLVSFGGDQPSYLMATHWLATVGREGREHRTIHFTVNNISALQLAVETGAGIGILPDYVADGNEQLVQVLRDYEMPNLESYLVYAEEMRTVARVQAFRDFLVAKAQRWTY
- a CDS encoding cation acetate symporter, giving the protein MKSLAFSALALLAPTAALAAGPDLGAVQQQATNWPAIGMFLFFVLFTLGITYKAAKGSKSAADFYAAGGGISAGTNALAIAGDYMSAASFLGISGMVYSFGFDGLIYSTGFLVGWPIVLFLIAERLRNLGKFTFADVASFRLDQTRIRILSATGTLVVVAFYLIAQMVGAGKLIQLLFGLPYLYAVIIVGLLMIVYVAFGGMKATTWVQVIKACLLLFGATFMAGAVLYKYGFSPEKLFAAATSVHPNGDAIMGPSGNPKSPVANPIDTISLGIGLMFGTAGLPHILMRFFTVSDAQAARKSVFYATGLIGYFYILTFIIGFGGIALLMSDPSYFKLAADGTYDKLAGMNGSTNMVAVNLANAVAGPYFLGFISAVAFATILAVVAGLTLAGASAVSHDLYAQVFARGRTTERTEVNLSKGAAVVIGLVAIYLGYVFENQNVAFMVGLAFSVAASCNFPVLAMSILWKGTTTLGALVGGLAGLVAAVVMVVLSKAVWVTTFGHPAALFPYDNPALFSMPIAFLGIWIVSKIDNSARAKRERAAFEAQFVRSETGIGAAGAHAH
- a CDS encoding DUF485 domain-containing protein gives rise to the protein MAEADTARVLVNPTFRQLVHERTRFAWILSGLMLAIYLVFILLIAFAHGLMSTKVFGGTASLGLVLGVGVILAAFLLTGIYVFRANGRFDDLTRDLNRDLAR